Proteins found in one Microbacterium sp. LWS13-1.2 genomic segment:
- a CDS encoding ABC transporter substrate-binding protein: protein MNKLRTATAITSLGLVAAMMAGCASAAGAPAETTDAADAGPSVGELRLGYFANVTHAPALVGLEEGLFADALGEDVEVTTQVFNAGPAAIEALSAGAIDATYIGPNPSINTFIQSGGESARIIAGAATGGAALVVRDGIDTPADLEGTTIATPQLGNTQDVAARVWLADEGFVTDTSGGGDVQITPTENAQTLTLFQQGELDGAWLPEPWVSRLIIDAGAHVLQDEADLWEDGEFPTTVLLVRNDFLDEHPDVVADLLEGHQAAVQWITDNADQAPAVINSAIEKETGKPLADAVIERALEHVTFSVDPHADTFETLVEDGIQAGTQKDGSIEGLFDLRLLNEHLAEAGDEPVSAAGLGED, encoded by the coding sequence GTGAACAAACTCCGTACCGCGACAGCAATCACGTCTCTCGGACTCGTTGCGGCCATGATGGCCGGTTGCGCCTCCGCCGCCGGGGCACCGGCCGAGACCACTGACGCGGCCGACGCCGGCCCATCGGTGGGTGAGCTGCGGCTGGGCTACTTCGCGAACGTCACCCACGCGCCCGCCCTCGTCGGCCTGGAGGAGGGCCTCTTCGCCGACGCGCTCGGTGAGGACGTCGAGGTCACCACGCAGGTGTTCAACGCCGGCCCGGCGGCGATCGAGGCGCTGTCGGCGGGTGCGATCGATGCGACCTACATCGGCCCGAACCCGTCGATCAATACCTTCATCCAGTCAGGCGGCGAGTCCGCCCGCATCATCGCCGGCGCCGCGACCGGCGGTGCCGCGCTGGTGGTCCGCGACGGCATCGACACCCCGGCCGACCTGGAGGGCACCACCATCGCGACGCCGCAGCTGGGCAACACGCAGGACGTCGCGGCCCGGGTGTGGCTGGCCGACGAGGGCTTCGTCACCGACACCTCCGGCGGCGGCGACGTGCAGATCACCCCGACCGAGAACGCGCAGACCCTCACGCTCTTCCAGCAGGGCGAGCTCGACGGCGCCTGGCTGCCCGAACCCTGGGTGTCCCGGCTGATCATCGACGCCGGCGCCCACGTGCTGCAGGACGAGGCCGACCTCTGGGAAGACGGCGAGTTCCCCACCACGGTGCTGCTGGTGCGCAACGACTTCCTCGACGAGCACCCCGACGTGGTCGCCGACCTGCTGGAAGGCCACCAGGCGGCGGTGCAGTGGATCACCGACAACGCCGACCAGGCTCCTGCCGTGATCAACAGTGCGATCGAGAAGGAGACCGGCAAGCCGCTCGCCGACGCCGTCATCGAACGCGCCCTGGAGCACGTCACGTTCTCCGTCGACCCGCACGCCGACACCTTCGAAACCCTCGTCGAGGACGGCATCCAGGCCGGCACGCAGAAGGACGGCTCGATCGAGGGACTGTTCGACCTGCGCCTGCTCAATGAACATCTCGCGGAAGCCGGCGACGAGCCGGTCTCGGCCGCCGGACTCGGCGAGGACTGA
- a CDS encoding LLM class flavin-dependent oxidoreductase, protein MSDTPFAVALELDADGAHSPSGAASGTLSPRRLAARGAAAERFGFTAVTFDDSPLPVADSVARLDAVQRAAFLAPLTSAIGLVPVAHVAFSEPFHVATQLASLDWASNGRAGWIAAASGTTREAAAYGREALSDDDLRRERDDVIEVARRLWDSWEDDAVIQDAATGRYLDADKLHYVDFEGESFLVKGPLITPRPPQGQLVVVAPADTTGADVTLVTGSGPAEITDAASRARAAGAPLVWAEVEVVLDARAVSAARRLDALGSWTDAGRLRYAGDADGLVALIAGLAASVDGVRLHVAELDVDLEEVGRAVLPALQERIGFRSPRAGETLRDALGLERSLSRYATTAVKEFA, encoded by the coding sequence ATGTCCGACACCCCGTTCGCCGTCGCCCTCGAGCTGGACGCCGACGGCGCCCACTCCCCTTCCGGCGCCGCATCAGGCACCCTCTCGCCACGCCGCCTCGCCGCCCGCGGCGCGGCCGCCGAGCGCTTCGGCTTCACCGCCGTGACGTTCGACGACTCGCCGCTGCCGGTCGCCGACTCGGTCGCGCGGCTCGATGCCGTCCAGCGCGCCGCGTTCCTCGCTCCGCTCACGTCGGCCATCGGGCTCGTGCCGGTCGCGCACGTCGCCTTCAGCGAGCCGTTCCACGTGGCGACGCAGCTCGCGAGCCTCGACTGGGCCTCGAACGGGCGCGCGGGCTGGATCGCCGCGGCCTCGGGAACCACGCGTGAAGCCGCCGCCTACGGTCGTGAGGCGCTCTCGGACGACGATCTCCGCCGCGAGCGCGACGACGTGATCGAGGTCGCTCGCCGGCTGTGGGACTCGTGGGAGGACGACGCCGTCATCCAGGACGCCGCGACCGGCCGCTACCTCGACGCCGACAAGCTCCACTACGTCGACTTCGAGGGCGAGAGCTTCTTGGTGAAGGGTCCGCTCATCACGCCCCGGCCCCCGCAAGGGCAGCTGGTCGTGGTGGCGCCCGCCGACACCACGGGCGCGGACGTCACGCTGGTCACGGGTAGCGGTCCGGCGGAGATCACGGATGCTGCATCCCGCGCGCGTGCCGCGGGTGCGCCGCTCGTGTGGGCCGAGGTCGAGGTGGTGCTTGACGCGCGCGCCGTGTCCGCGGCTCGGCGGCTCGACGCCCTCGGGAGCTGGACGGACGCCGGGCGCCTGCGCTACGCGGGCGACGCGGATGGTCTGGTCGCGCTGATCGCCGGGCTGGCAGCATCCGTCGACGGTGTACGCCTGCACGTCGCAGAGCTCGACGTCGATCTCGAAGAGGTTGGGCGCGCAGTGCTGCCGGCGCTGCAAGAGCGGATCGGCTTCCGTTCACCGCGGGCGGGCGAGACCCTCCGGGATGCCCTCGGCCTTGAACGCAGCCTCAGCCGCTACGCCACCACCGCCGTGAAGGAGTTCGCATGA
- a CDS encoding ABC transporter ATP-binding protein: MGPTQRFESWNRSSFRQDGIMAGSRARQQTSEFRVELRGVRRAFRGGAGVHGVDLTVRGGEIHALVGLNGVGKTTIMRLMLGMLRPDEGEVRVGGMALADLPPRAWAGVGHLVEQAVAYGELDVRSNLRLSARLHGATPVEATAMVESVIAELDLTRYGRVRARRLSLGNRQRVGLAAALQHDPRLIILDEPTNALDPAGVILLRGALLRRAQSGAGVVVSSHHLDEVARIADRISVMNDGRIIGALDPATVDLERAFFSLVHADDLSRRPE; the protein is encoded by the coding sequence ATGGGCCCGACGCAGCGATTCGAGTCCTGGAACAGATCGAGCTTCAGGCAGGACGGCATCATGGCCGGTAGCCGTGCGCGGCAGCAGACCAGTGAATTTCGTGTGGAGTTGCGCGGGGTTCGCCGCGCGTTCCGCGGCGGCGCGGGCGTGCACGGCGTCGACCTCACTGTGAGAGGCGGTGAGATTCACGCGTTGGTGGGCCTGAACGGCGTCGGCAAGACCACGATCATGCGCCTGATGTTGGGCATGCTGCGTCCCGATGAGGGTGAGGTCCGGGTCGGCGGGATGGCGCTAGCCGACCTGCCTCCGCGAGCGTGGGCGGGGGTCGGCCACCTTGTCGAACAGGCCGTCGCCTACGGGGAGCTGGACGTGCGCAGCAATCTGCGTCTGTCGGCCCGGCTGCACGGCGCGACGCCGGTCGAAGCCACGGCGATGGTGGAGTCGGTGATCGCTGAACTCGACCTGACGCGGTACGGGCGCGTTCGCGCACGCCGGCTGTCCCTGGGCAATCGCCAACGAGTCGGATTGGCGGCCGCTCTCCAGCACGACCCGCGACTCATCATCCTCGACGAGCCAACCAACGCGCTCGACCCGGCCGGCGTGATCCTGCTTCGCGGGGCGCTGCTCCGCCGCGCACAGTCCGGCGCCGGTGTGGTCGTCTCCAGCCACCACCTCGACGAGGTGGCGCGCATCGCCGACCGGATCAGCGTCATGAACGACGGCCGCATCATCGGAGCACTCGATCCCGCCACGGTCGACCTCGAGCGGGCATTCTTCTCACTGGTCCACGCCGATGACCTCTCGCGGCGGCCGGAATGA
- a CDS encoding ABC transporter permease gives MNALGVAVSVEARKAVASRVVPWTSGILILALAALTGGLLAAAAAGDERVLARLGPLADTNGWTLLVGTAAQILAAGGFGACGILIAWLYGREFADGTVAGLFALPIPRSSLAVGKLLVFLGWATVMALVLTAMLGMIGTAAGLPSTDPDGTLQLLRIPLLTLLTACLAVPAGWVASVARSILAGIAATIVLLIVAQVCAVLGVGVWVPLIAPALWAIAPDTVPWPSLLGVVTVPIVFGAATALTWAQMQLDR, from the coding sequence ATGAACGCCCTCGGGGTAGCCGTGTCGGTCGAAGCCCGCAAGGCCGTCGCCTCGCGCGTCGTTCCATGGACGTCCGGGATCCTCATCCTCGCGCTCGCGGCGCTCACAGGCGGGTTGCTGGCGGCCGCAGCCGCTGGCGACGAGCGAGTGCTTGCCCGACTCGGACCGCTCGCAGACACGAACGGCTGGACATTGCTGGTCGGCACAGCGGCGCAGATCCTCGCCGCAGGAGGATTCGGTGCCTGTGGCATCCTCATCGCCTGGCTCTATGGCCGCGAGTTCGCCGACGGCACCGTCGCCGGTCTGTTCGCCCTCCCCATTCCGCGTTCGTCCCTCGCGGTCGGCAAGCTCCTCGTCTTTCTCGGGTGGGCGACCGTCATGGCGTTGGTGCTCACCGCCATGCTCGGCATGATCGGAACCGCGGCCGGTCTGCCCTCGACCGACCCCGATGGGACGCTGCAACTCCTCAGGATCCCGCTGCTCACCCTTCTTACCGCGTGCCTGGCGGTCCCGGCCGGCTGGGTGGCAAGCGTCGCACGCAGCATCCTGGCCGGCATCGCCGCCACCATCGTGCTCCTGATCGTGGCGCAGGTCTGCGCCGTGCTCGGCGTGGGCGTCTGGGTTCCGCTCATCGCCCCAGCGCTCTGGGCGATCGCCCCGGACACCGTGCCATGGCCTTCGCTGCTGGGCGTCGTCACCGTCCCGATCGTGTTCGGGGCAGCGACCGCTCTCACGTGGGCGCAGATGCAACTCGACCGCTGA
- a CDS encoding glycosyltransferase, giving the protein MRVLILTFGTRGDVEPFAALAQRLTAAGHTAVLAAPEPYRETVAADVDFEPMATEMDRVMRAGMTRLRGPAHALTLAREMAQGMRVSLQEQWQIAQQVQPTVIVGHPKALGGLHVAERLGLPFVASLPLPFLTPTSAFPVPFLSRQLPGSLNRISYDFNRFTALAYGGMINRFRRETLGLSRMSRRTDYLTTREGAAVPVLYPFSRHVVPVPADYPSSAHVTGYWFGESARGWEPPRDLAEFLGGDRPVIYLGFGSMAFGGRAEDRGRLVREALDEVGARAVVSTGWGALTIEPNEYIHPVDEVPHDWLFSRVDAVVHHSGSGTTAAGLRAGKPTLVCPVLGDQPFWGRRVHELGVGPRPLPLPRATSNALAARLAELLSNATYAASASTLSAQLASEDGPDAAIRVLEQIELQAGRHHGR; this is encoded by the coding sequence ATGCGCGTACTCATCCTCACCTTCGGCACCCGTGGCGACGTCGAGCCGTTCGCCGCCCTCGCTCAGCGCCTGACCGCGGCCGGACACACTGCGGTGCTGGCCGCCCCGGAACCGTACCGTGAGACGGTTGCGGCCGACGTCGACTTCGAGCCGATGGCGACCGAGATGGACCGAGTGATGCGCGCCGGCATGACACGGCTGCGCGGCCCCGCCCACGCTCTGACCCTCGCCCGAGAGATGGCGCAAGGCATGCGCGTCTCCCTCCAGGAGCAGTGGCAGATCGCGCAGCAGGTCCAGCCCACGGTGATCGTGGGGCATCCGAAAGCCCTCGGCGGTCTGCATGTGGCGGAGCGCCTCGGGCTGCCGTTCGTCGCCTCCCTGCCCCTGCCGTTCCTGACCCCCACATCCGCCTTCCCGGTTCCGTTCCTCAGCCGACAGCTGCCGGGGTCGCTCAACCGGATCTCCTACGACTTCAATCGATTCACCGCGCTTGCGTACGGTGGCATGATCAACAGGTTCCGCCGCGAAACTCTCGGGCTGTCGCGGATGAGCAGACGCACCGACTACCTCACGACCCGAGAGGGCGCCGCCGTCCCAGTGCTCTATCCGTTCAGCCGGCATGTCGTGCCTGTCCCCGCCGACTACCCTTCCTCCGCGCACGTCACCGGTTATTGGTTCGGCGAGAGCGCGCGAGGCTGGGAGCCTCCGCGCGACCTGGCCGAGTTCCTTGGCGGGGATCGCCCGGTCATCTATCTCGGGTTCGGCAGCATGGCCTTCGGCGGCAGAGCCGAGGACCGGGGCCGCCTGGTCCGCGAGGCTCTCGACGAGGTCGGGGCGCGGGCGGTGGTGTCCACCGGCTGGGGTGCGCTGACGATCGAGCCGAATGAGTACATCCACCCTGTCGACGAGGTGCCTCACGATTGGCTCTTCTCCCGTGTGGATGCCGTGGTCCATCACAGCGGATCCGGCACTACCGCGGCCGGGTTGCGCGCCGGCAAGCCGACGCTCGTGTGCCCGGTGCTCGGCGATCAACCGTTCTGGGGGCGCCGTGTACACGAGCTCGGCGTCGGACCGCGTCCACTGCCGTTGCCCCGAGCAACGAGCAACGCTCTCGCCGCGAGGCTCGCCGAGCTTCTCTCGAACGCGACGTACGCGGCATCCGCCAGCACCCTGTCGGCGCAACTCGCGTCCGAGGATGGGCCCGACGCAGCGATTCGAGTCCTGGAACAGATCGAGCTTCAGGCAGGACGGCATCATGGCCGGTAG
- a CDS encoding LLM class flavin-dependent oxidoreductase yields MTTSRRIQFGVFFQGVNFGTIWSSDRSGSQYDFESFRRIAQTAERGLFSAFFLGEGLRLREHFGRIHELDIAGRPDAQTQLAALASVTERIGLVATQNTTYNDPYDLAKRLNSLDLLSEGRAGWNIVTTDNAWTGANFRRGGYLEHADRYRRAAQFVVAAQRLWDAGADGVGTPVSVADQLVSFEGPAPLPPSAQGRPVLFQAGDSDEGREFAASSADVIFSAHPGLEDAISFAADLRRRLPAHGRAVDELKFFPGAQFILAATDSEAREKADWVTRAQVSPQTAIRFLEPIWGRDLSEYDANGPLPDIDPVVEEVDGQRGSLFQGRRALETAREWRDSAAAEGLSIREFVIKRSSLRTFVGGYSSIADRIVQYVDAGAVDGFNVSPYLVPEGLDDIVDGLIPELQERGVYPTEYVGSTLRENLGLPALGERAEFAA; encoded by the coding sequence ATGACCACGTCCCGTCGCATCCAGTTCGGTGTTTTCTTCCAGGGGGTCAACTTCGGCACCATCTGGTCGAGCGACCGCAGCGGTTCGCAGTACGACTTCGAGTCGTTCCGCCGCATCGCGCAGACCGCCGAGCGGGGGCTGTTCTCGGCCTTCTTCCTCGGCGAGGGACTGCGCCTGCGCGAGCATTTCGGCCGTATCCACGAGCTCGACATCGCCGGTCGTCCCGACGCCCAGACGCAGCTCGCGGCGTTGGCGTCTGTCACCGAGCGCATCGGCCTCGTCGCGACGCAGAACACGACCTACAACGACCCGTACGACCTGGCGAAGCGCCTGAACTCGCTCGATCTCTTGAGCGAGGGCCGCGCAGGCTGGAACATCGTCACGACCGACAACGCGTGGACCGGCGCGAACTTCCGCCGCGGCGGGTACCTGGAGCACGCCGACCGTTACCGCCGCGCAGCGCAGTTCGTGGTCGCCGCGCAGCGGCTGTGGGACGCCGGTGCCGATGGGGTCGGTACGCCGGTGTCGGTCGCCGATCAGCTGGTCTCGTTCGAAGGACCCGCGCCGCTGCCGCCGAGCGCGCAGGGGCGGCCGGTGCTGTTCCAGGCAGGGGACTCCGACGAGGGCCGCGAGTTCGCGGCATCCAGTGCCGACGTCATCTTCTCAGCGCACCCGGGCCTGGAGGACGCGATCTCGTTCGCGGCCGACCTGCGCCGCCGCCTCCCCGCCCATGGGCGGGCTGTGGACGAGCTCAAGTTCTTCCCGGGGGCGCAATTCATCCTCGCCGCCACCGACAGCGAGGCTCGTGAGAAGGCCGACTGGGTCACGCGCGCGCAGGTGTCGCCGCAGACCGCGATCCGCTTCCTCGAGCCGATCTGGGGCCGAGACTTGTCGGAGTACGACGCCAACGGCCCGCTTCCCGACATCGACCCGGTGGTCGAGGAGGTCGACGGGCAGCGTGGGTCGCTGTTCCAGGGCCGTCGCGCGCTCGAGACGGCCCGCGAGTGGCGCGACAGCGCGGCCGCCGAGGGCCTCTCGATCCGAGAGTTCGTCATCAAGCGGTCGTCGCTGCGCACGTTCGTCGGCGGCTATTCGTCGATCGCTGATCGCATCGTGCAGTACGTCGACGCGGGAGCGGTCGACGGGTTCAACGTCTCGCCGTACCTCGTGCCCGAAGGACTCGACGACATCGTCGACGGGCTCATCCCCGAGTTGCAAGAGCGCGGCGTCTACCCCACCGAGTACGTGGGATCGACGCTGCGCGAGAACCTCGGGCTCCCCGCGCTGGGCGAGCGCGCGGAATTCGCTGCCTGA
- a CDS encoding GNAT family N-acetyltransferase, translated as MSDTVLASTDGATASAGDKPGGAVAPHADATVLDNPAWHSLTGPHAGFAEGNDLVRRYPEDVAPFVAVRTWSNPDVWDALRDLVGPGAPVGLSAAERPFPAGWEDLGGGEGVQLVETDALRPRPDAEAVVLGPDDVADMLAIVERNQPGPFRPRTHELGRYVGIRRDGRLVAMAGERLHPQGWTEISAVSTDSAYRRQGLASRLVLDVAFHIQQRGDRALMHAAASNVNAIRAYERLGFALRRRTVFSFGRAPL; from the coding sequence ATGTCAGACACAGTCCTCGCCTCCACCGACGGCGCGACGGCTTCCGCCGGCGACAAGCCGGGGGGCGCCGTCGCCCCGCACGCGGACGCCACGGTGCTCGACAACCCTGCGTGGCACTCACTGACCGGCCCGCACGCCGGCTTCGCCGAGGGCAACGACCTGGTCCGGCGGTACCCCGAGGACGTCGCGCCGTTCGTGGCAGTGCGCACGTGGTCCAACCCCGATGTCTGGGACGCACTGCGCGATCTCGTCGGTCCTGGAGCGCCCGTCGGACTATCCGCAGCCGAACGCCCGTTCCCGGCCGGCTGGGAGGACCTGGGCGGCGGCGAGGGGGTGCAGCTCGTCGAGACCGACGCGCTGCGTCCGCGTCCGGATGCGGAGGCCGTCGTCCTGGGGCCGGACGACGTCGCCGACATGCTGGCCATCGTCGAACGCAACCAGCCGGGACCCTTCCGCCCCCGCACCCATGAGCTGGGCCGGTATGTCGGCATTCGCCGGGACGGTCGCCTGGTTGCGATGGCCGGCGAGCGCCTGCACCCGCAGGGCTGGACCGAGATCAGTGCCGTCTCGACCGACAGCGCGTATCGGCGCCAGGGTCTGGCATCTCGGCTCGTCCTCGACGTGGCCTTCCATATTCAGCAGCGCGGCGACCGTGCCCTGATGCACGCGGCAGCGTCGAACGTGAACGCGATCAGGGCGTATGAGCGTCTTGGGTTCGCGCTCCGGCGCCGGACGGTCTTCTCGTTCGGACGCGCGCCTCTGTGA
- a CDS encoding M20/M25/M40 family metallo-hydrolase, with amino-acid sequence MPSQLEDEALQFVRDLIRIETVNTGVAATIGDGETRAAIWVQERLAEVGIASELVESRPGRGSLIARIPGRDRDAGALLVHAHLDVVPVEEKDWTFPPFGADIEAGYLYGRGAVDMKNYAGTIVAVARHFAREQIVPRRDLVLAFLADEESGGVWGAGWLVENRPELFAGVTEALSEVGGFSVPLYADPADERRAYLVATSEKGVAWSTLRARGHAAHGSRPTDDNSVVRLARAVAAVGEHRFPVVRTPALQRFLDVFGAARGLAFTDESLADDLESLGFVSSLVGATTRNTATPTVLDAGDKTNIIPAEASARLDIRILPRQDDALRDGLRELVGDGIDIREGRWWSATEAPVDAPIIDVLQEAIAIDDPDGVVVPYLLPASTDNKHFAKLGIHGYGFVPLRVPRDFDVFAQFHAADERIPVDALHFSARVTERILRTA; translated from the coding sequence GTGCCCAGCCAGTTGGAAGACGAGGCGCTGCAGTTCGTCCGCGACCTCATCCGGATCGAGACGGTGAACACAGGGGTTGCGGCCACCATCGGCGACGGCGAGACACGTGCTGCCATCTGGGTGCAGGAGCGTCTCGCCGAGGTGGGCATCGCGTCGGAGCTCGTCGAGTCGCGTCCCGGACGGGGGTCGCTCATCGCTCGTATCCCCGGACGCGATCGGGATGCGGGAGCCCTGTTGGTGCACGCGCACCTCGACGTCGTGCCGGTCGAGGAGAAGGACTGGACTTTCCCGCCCTTCGGCGCCGACATCGAAGCCGGCTACCTCTACGGCCGCGGCGCCGTCGACATGAAGAACTACGCGGGCACGATCGTGGCCGTGGCGCGTCACTTCGCGCGCGAGCAGATCGTGCCGCGACGCGACCTGGTGTTGGCGTTCCTCGCCGACGAAGAGAGCGGCGGGGTGTGGGGCGCCGGGTGGCTCGTCGAGAACCGCCCCGAGCTGTTCGCCGGCGTCACCGAGGCGCTGAGCGAGGTGGGCGGGTTCTCCGTGCCGCTGTACGCCGACCCCGCCGACGAACGCCGCGCGTACCTCGTGGCCACCAGCGAGAAGGGCGTCGCATGGTCGACGCTGCGCGCCCGCGGCCACGCGGCCCACGGCTCCCGACCGACCGACGACAACAGTGTGGTCCGACTCGCCCGGGCCGTGGCGGCCGTCGGCGAGCACCGGTTCCCGGTCGTGCGCACGCCCGCGCTGCAGCGCTTCCTGGATGTCTTCGGAGCGGCCCGTGGGCTCGCGTTCACCGACGAGTCGCTCGCTGACGACCTCGAGAGCCTCGGGTTCGTGTCGTCACTCGTCGGTGCGACGACGCGCAACACCGCGACCCCGACGGTGCTCGACGCCGGCGACAAGACGAACATCATCCCGGCGGAGGCGTCGGCGCGCCTCGACATCCGCATTCTGCCCAGACAGGACGACGCTCTCCGTGACGGGCTGCGCGAGCTCGTCGGCGACGGCATCGACATCCGCGAGGGCCGCTGGTGGTCCGCGACCGAGGCGCCCGTTGATGCGCCGATCATCGACGTGCTGCAGGAGGCGATCGCCATCGACGATCCTGATGGCGTGGTGGTGCCCTACCTGCTGCCGGCGAGCACCGACAACAAGCACTTCGCGAAGCTCGGCATCCACGGCTACGGGTTCGTGCCGCTGCGCGTGCCTCGCGACTTCGACGTGTTCGCGCAGTTCCACGCCGCCGACGAGCGGATCCCCGTCGACGCGCTGCACTTCTCGGCGCGGGTCACCGAACGGATACTTCGCACCGCCTAG
- a CDS encoding rhodanese-like domain-containing protein gives MTDTTDTAAEPTFDAPLITAEEAAGRAAAGALVVDVRSDAGRARDGVIPGSIRGDRNNLDAQFLIDSPEKFAEITDWDQDIVIVCGTINGSGPVAEQLRAKGFTNVAHVDGGFPSWKESGGPTAEAPAAE, from the coding sequence ATGACCGACACCACCGACACCGCGGCCGAGCCCACGTTCGACGCTCCGCTCATCACCGCCGAGGAGGCCGCCGGACGCGCCGCGGCGGGAGCGCTCGTCGTCGATGTTCGCAGCGACGCCGGCCGGGCGCGCGACGGCGTGATCCCCGGCTCCATCCGCGGCGACCGCAACAACCTCGACGCGCAGTTCCTCATCGACTCGCCGGAGAAGTTCGCCGAGATCACGGACTGGGACCAGGACATCGTCATCGTGTGCGGCACGATCAACGGCTCCGGCCCCGTCGCCGAGCAGCTCCGCGCGAAGGGCTTCACGAACGTCGCGCATGTCGACGGCGGCTTCCCCTCGTGGAAGGAGTCCGGCGGCCCCACCGCCGAGGCCCCGGCCGCCGAGTGA
- a CDS encoding sulfurtransferase, with protein MVTPLISATQLADLMRGGTPPRILDVRWRLDRPEGRPDYLDGHLPGAVYVDLDHELARRGDPAEGRHPLPPREQLQAAARRWGIRAGDTVVAYDDVHSVAAARAWWVLTRSGVADVRVLDGGLRGWLAERLPLETGDVLPRPPGDIVLDEITEGVADIDGVEEWPDHGLLLDVRAPERYRGDSEPLDPVGGHIPGAVNLPTTVHLSAGKFRSADEIRAEFAAAGVRDGVAVAAYCGSGIAATHTALAGVIAGIDVVVYPGSWSQWSRSRGRLVAVGPAPSLDVVPQ; from the coding sequence ATGGTCACCCCACTCATCTCGGCGACCCAGCTCGCCGATCTCATGCGCGGCGGCACACCGCCGCGGATCCTCGATGTGCGCTGGCGCCTGGATCGGCCCGAGGGCCGTCCCGACTACCTCGACGGGCACCTGCCGGGAGCGGTCTACGTCGACCTGGACCACGAGCTTGCGCGGCGCGGCGACCCGGCTGAGGGGCGGCATCCGCTCCCGCCGCGCGAGCAGCTGCAGGCCGCCGCTCGGCGGTGGGGGATCCGCGCCGGCGATACGGTCGTGGCCTACGACGACGTGCACTCGGTCGCCGCCGCCCGCGCCTGGTGGGTGCTGACACGATCCGGAGTCGCCGACGTGCGGGTGCTCGATGGCGGGCTGCGGGGCTGGCTCGCGGAGCGACTCCCGCTCGAGACCGGCGACGTGCTGCCGCGGCCGCCGGGAGACATCGTGCTCGACGAGATCACCGAGGGCGTAGCCGACATCGATGGCGTCGAGGAATGGCCCGACCACGGCCTACTGCTCGACGTGCGCGCGCCCGAGCGGTATCGCGGCGACAGCGAACCGCTCGACCCGGTCGGCGGGCATATCCCGGGCGCCGTGAACCTGCCGACGACCGTGCACCTGTCGGCCGGGAAGTTCCGCTCGGCGGACGAGATCCGCGCGGAGTTCGCCGCCGCGGGCGTGCGAGATGGTGTCGCCGTGGCGGCGTACTGCGGCTCGGGCATCGCGGCGACTCACACGGCCCTCGCCGGCGTGATCGCCGGCATCGATGTGGTGGTCTATCCCGGCTCGTGGAGTCAATGGTCCCGCTCGCGCGGCCGGCTGGTCGCCGTCGGCCCGGCGCCCTCGCTGGACGTGGTGCCTCAATGA